Proteins encoded in a region of the Panthera tigris isolate Pti1 chromosome B2, P.tigris_Pti1_mat1.1, whole genome shotgun sequence genome:
- the LOC102960386 gene encoding HLA class II histocompatibility antigen, DR alpha chain isoform X1: MAVSRAPVLGFFIMALLMGPQESLAIKEEHVIIQAEFYMKPDSSGEFMFDFDGDEIFHVDMEKKETVWRLEEFGRFASFEAQGALANIAVDKANLDILIKRSNNTPNTNEPPEVTVLSNSPVELGEPNILICFIDKFSPPVINVTWLRNGKPVTTGVSETVFLPREDHLFRKFHYLPFLPSVEDVYDCKVEHWGLDEPLLKHWEFDAPTPLPETTENVVCALGLIVGLVGIIVGTIFIIKGMRKVNAGERRGPL; this comes from the exons ATGGCTGTAAGTAGAGCCCCAGTGCTAGGATTTTTCATCATGGCTTTACTGATGGGTCCTCAAGAATCATTGGCTATCAAAG aagagcatgtgatcATCCAGGCTGAGTTCTATATGAAGCCTGACTCATCAGGCGAGTTTATGTTTGACTTTGATGGTGATGAGATTTTCCACGTGGATATGGAAAAGAAGGAGACAGTGTGGCGGCTTGAAGAATTTGGACGTTTTGCCAGCTTTGAGGCCCAGGGTGCATTGGCCAATATAGCTGTGGACAAAGCTAACCTGGACATCTTGATAAAGCGCTCCAACAACACCCCAAACACCAATG AACCTCCCGAGGTGACTGTGCTCTCAAACAGCCCTGTGGAACTGGGAGAGCCCAACATCCTCATCTGTTTCATCGACAAGTTCTCCCCACCAGTGATCAATGTCACGTGGCTTCGAAATGGAAAGCCTGTCACCACAGGAGTGTCAGAGACCGTCTTCCTGCCCCGGGAAGACCACCTTTTCCGCAAGTTCCACTATCTCCCTTTCCTACCCTCGGTGGAGGATGTCTATGACTGCAAGGTGGAGCACTGGGGTTTGGATGAGCCTCTTCTCAAGCACTGGG aGTTTGATGCACCAACCCCCCTCCCAGAGACAACAGAGAATGTGGTGTGTGCCCTGGGCCTGATCGTGGGTCTGGTGGGCATCATTGTTGGAACCATCTTCATCATCAAGGGCATGCGCAAGGTCAATGCTGGTGAACGCAGAGGGCCTCTGTGA